The DNA window TATAGGTGATTTTATTATTATTAAAGCATCGATAATTCCGGAAAAAAAAATTATGAGACCAGGTTTTACGGGTTAGTAGGTGAGAcccatcctgatggatgacacgtggcattcacaaatcacaaagtaTCTATCCCACCCCACCTAAAATCAGGAAGGAGAGAGATTAGATGCTTTCtgatttgtgaatgccacgtgtcatccatcagggtGGGTCTCACCCGAATTCtatgagacctggtctcatataatttttttccGATAATTCCAGTACTCTAGTACCAACCGTCCACGCTGAGCAATAATGGAAAACCGGGACATTGTATCACGCCACAGTATGAACTGGGACGAGGACGCCTACCTGGACACAATCCCATTTCCCACCATGCAAGAAGCAACAGCCACGAAATGAACAACGTTCACACATTATTCAATGGAAGCGTGACACACGCCTCTCCGACTCACCATTGACTCAGATCTCGGGACCCAACCCGCCTCTACATCACAGCATCGCAAACGAATCATATCACATGTGGAGCGCATTATTTATACTGAATTGTAGCCAACAGATCTGCTCAACGACTACATATATCCAATCCCAATAGAGTAACAGACAGAGCTATCCCAATAGCAGAAACCATGGCCGGCGAAGGGGATCTGAAGCTGCTGGGGCTGCTGGTGAGCCCGTTCGTGACCCGCGTCCGCCTGGCGCTGCACATCAAGGGCCTGAGCTACGAGTACATCGAGACGGACGTGCTGGACAAGGGCGAGCTCCTCCTCCGCTACAACCCGGTCCACAAGAAGGTGCCCGTGCTCATCCACAACGGCGTGCCGCTCTGCGAGTCGCAGATCATCGTGCAGTACGTCGACGAGGTCTGGGCCGCCGCCGGCGCGCCCATCCTCCCCGCCGACGCCTACCAACGCGCCACCGCCCGCTTCTGGGCCGTCTACGTCGACGACAAGGTGCGTGTCTCTCTGCCAGTGTGTATTTTCCTGCTCTGAAATGCGGGCGCCGGAGTGACGGTGTCGGTCGACCTCTTCTTCTTGCTCTGCTCTGCAGCTGTTCCCGGCCTGGCTGGGCATCCTCCTGGCCCCGACCGAGGCGGCGAGGGCGGAGAAGGTGGGCGAGACGCTCGCGGCGCTCGCGCAGCTGGAGGTGGCCGCGGCGGAGTGCCTGGACGGCGGCAAGAGGCCCTTCTTCGCCGGCGACTCCATCGGGTTCCTCGACCTCGCCGTCGGGTGCAACATGTTCTGGATGGAGGCGCTGCGCAGGATGTTCGGCGTGACGTTCCTCGACGCGGGGAAGACCCC is part of the Triticum urartu cultivar G1812 unplaced genomic scaffold, Tu2.1 TuUngrouped_contig_4509, whole genome shotgun sequence genome and encodes:
- the LOC125527929 gene encoding probable glutathione S-transferase GSTU6 gives rise to the protein MAGEGDLKLLGLLVSPFVTRVRLALHIKGLSYEYIETDVLDKGELLLRYNPVHKKVPVLIHNGVPLCESQIIVQYVDEVWAAAGAPILPADAYQRATARFWAVYVDDKLFPAWLGILLAPTEAARAEKVGETLAALAQLEVAAAECLDGGKRPFFAGDSIGFLDLAVGCNMFWMEALRRMFGVTFLDAGKTPLLVAWAERFAGTEAATAVVPDPDAAVAFARKLQAKYGSAPPAN